The Longimicrobium sp. genome has a window encoding:
- a CDS encoding peptidoglycan DD-metalloendopeptidase family protein yields the protein MTFIVVPHGGGTDLTTRTYELSYRRLRLLKFAAIGLGVALLLMIGSWVYLAAQATRAQMLQRDVRRLQGEVAEVDQLRRRLVEMEARYAQISRLLGGGRRREPAKAAAPPAVERDTADADSADQALLPRAWPLAARGFVTRGQRGRDGDERHPGMDIAVALGTPIVAAGDGTVTEAGRDSVYGLFVRIAHGGGYESLYGHASRVLVKARQRVRSRQPIALSGSTGVSTAPHLHFEIRRNGTPVDPVSLVHLPE from the coding sequence ATGACCTTCATCGTCGTGCCGCATGGCGGTGGGACGGACCTCACCACGCGCACCTACGAGCTGTCGTACCGTCGGCTGCGGCTCCTCAAGTTCGCGGCGATCGGGTTGGGCGTGGCGCTGCTGCTGATGATCGGGTCGTGGGTCTACCTTGCGGCGCAGGCCACCCGCGCGCAGATGCTGCAGCGAGACGTGCGGCGGCTGCAGGGGGAGGTGGCGGAGGTGGACCAGCTCCGCCGCAGGCTTGTGGAGATGGAGGCGCGCTACGCGCAGATCAGCAGGCTGCTAGGCGGCGGTCGCCGGCGCGAGCCCGCCAAGGCCGCGGCCCCGCCAGCCGTGGAGCGTGACACCGCGGACGCGGACTCGGCGGACCAGGCGCTCCTTCCGCGCGCATGGCCGCTGGCGGCGCGCGGGTTCGTCACGCGCGGGCAGCGTGGGCGCGATGGCGACGAGCGCCACCCGGGGATGGACATCGCGGTGGCGCTCGGCACGCCCATCGTAGCGGCCGGCGACGGCACGGTGACGGAGGCCGGGCGCGACAGCGTGTACGGCCTCTTCGTGCGCATCGCGCACGGCGGCGGGTACGAGTCGCTGTACGGGCACGCCTCCCGCGTGTTGGTCAAGGCACGGCAGCGGGTGCGCTCCCGCCAGCCCATCGCGCTCAGCGGAAGCACGGGAGTCTCCACGGCTCCCCACCTTCATTTCGAGATTCGCAGGAACGGGACGCCGGTCGATCCGGTGTCGCTCGTTCATTTACCGGAGTAG